One Pirellulales bacterium DNA segment encodes these proteins:
- a CDS encoding transposase, producing the protein MPDYRRYFVPGGTYFFTVVTQGRAQILCGAAARLSLRAAFRACKTRWPFRIDAIVLLPDHF; encoded by the coding sequence ATGCCGGACTATCGCCGTTACTTCGTGCCCGGCGGTACGTACTTCTTCACGGTGGTGACGCAAGGAAGGGCGCAAATACTGTGCGGCGCAGCGGCGCGCTTGTCACTACGCGCCGCCTTCCGGGCTTGCAAGACGCGGTGGCCGTTTCGAATCGATGCCATCGTTTTGTTGCCCGACCATTTCC